From a single Peromyscus maniculatus bairdii isolate BWxNUB_F1_BW_parent chromosome 4, HU_Pman_BW_mat_3.1, whole genome shotgun sequence genomic region:
- the LOC102921068 gene encoding olfactory receptor 5M5 produces the protein MLAREKMVRGNYSLVTEFVLLGLTDRPELQPILFVLFLVIYLITVGGNLGMMVLIRVDSRLHTPMYYFLASLSCLDLCYSTNVTPKMLVNFLSEKKTISYAACLVQCYFFIAMVITEYYMLAVMAYDRYMAICNPLLYSSKMSKGVCVRLIAGPYIYGFLSGLMETMWTYRLTFCGSNIINHFYCADPPLIRLSCSDTFIKETSMFVVAGFNLSNSLLIILISYLFILIAILRMRSAEGRRKAFSTCGSHLVAVTVFYGTLFCMYVRPPTDKSVEQSKIIAVFYTFVSPMLNPIIYSLRNKDVKHAFWKLVKRNVLSK, from the coding sequence ATGCTGGCACGTGAGAAAATGGTCAGAGGAAATTACTCCTTGGTGACTGAATTTGTTCTCTTGGGATTAACAGATCGTCCAGAGCTGCAGCCTATCCTTTTTGTGCTCTTCCTGGTGATCTATCTGATCACCGTTGGAGGGAATCTCGGCATGATGGTGCTGATCAGGGTAGATTCACGCCTGCACACTCCTATGTATTATTTTCTTGCCAGCTTGTCCTGCCTGGATTTGTGCTATTCTACCAACGTGACTCCCAAGATGCTGGTGAACTTTTTATCCGAGAAGAAAACCATTTCTTATGCTGCTTGCTTAGTCCAGTGTTATTTTTTCATTGCTATGGTTATTACCGAATATTATATGCTAGCTGTGATGGCCTATGACAGGTACATGGCCATCTGTAACCCTTTGCTTTACAGCAGCAAGATGTCCAAAGGGGTGTGTGTGCGTCTGATTGCCGGTCCTTACATATATGGCTTCCTTAGTGGCCTGATGGAAACCATGTGGACATACCGCTTGACCTTCTGTGGCTCCAACATCATCAACCATTTCTACTGTGCTGACCCTCCTCTCATCAGACTCTCCTGCTCGGACACTTTCATTAAGGAAACTTCTATGTTTGTGGTAGCAGGATTTAACCTCTCCAATTCCCTGCTTATAATCCTCATTTCCTACCTGTTCATTCTCATTGCCATCCTGAGGATGCGTTCTGCTGAAGGTAGGCGCAAAGCCTTTTCCACCTGTGGGTCCCATCTGGTGGCAGTGACTGTGTTTTATGGGACTCTCTTCTGCATGTATGTTAGACCTCCCACAGACAAGTCAGTTGAACAATCCAAAATCATTGCTGTGTTCTACACTTTTGTAAGCCCCATGTTGAACCCCATCATTTATAGTCTGAGGAATAAGGATGTGAAACATGCTTTTTGGAAGCTGgtcaaaagaaatgtgctttcaaAGTAA
- the LOC143272706 gene encoding olfactory receptor 5M3-like — MPNFTDVTEFILLGLTSRPELQLLFFIVFLIVYIVTLLGNIGMIILIRISPQLSSPMCFSLGHLSFADVWFSSNVTPKMLENLVSEVKTISYPGCIVQCFFFIAFVHVEVFILAVMAFDRYMAIGNPLLYSSRMSRTVCIRLISFPYIYGFFISLISTLWTHGLYFCGNIEINHFYCADPALIKMACAGTFIKEYTMRTLAGLNFSYSLLVIIVSYIFILIAIVKMRSAEGRKKAFSTCGSHLTAVTIFYGTLFFMYLRSPTEESVEQGKMVAVFYTTVIPMLNPMIYSLRNKDVKEAMSKAITRAFSEK; from the coding sequence atgcccaattTCACTGATGTAACAGAATTTATCCTTCTAGGGTTGACTAGTCGTCCTGAGCTGCAGCTCCtcttttttatagttttcttgATTGTCTACATTGTCACTCTGCTTGGCAACATTGGGATGATCATATTAATCAGGATCAGCCCTCAGCTCAGCAGTCCCATGTGTTTTTCCCTCGGTCACCTGTCTTTTGCAGATGTGTGGTTCTCTTCTAATGTCACCCCTAAAATGTTGGAAAATCTAGTGTCTGAAGTGAAAACCATCTCCTACCCTGGGTGCATAGTGCAGTGTTTCTTCTTCATTGCCTTTGTCCATGTAGAAGTCTTCATCTTGGCAGTGATGGCATTTGACAGGTACATGGCAATTGGCAACCCTCTGCTCTATAGCAGCAGAATGTCGCGGACTGTGTGTATACGACTGATCTCCTTCCCTTACATCTACGGCTTCTTTATCAGTTTAATCTCTACATTGTGGACTCATGGTTTGTACTTCTGTGGGAACATTGAGATTAACCACTTCTACTGTGCAGACCCAGCTCTCATCAAGATGGCCTGTGCTGGGACCTTCATTAAAGAATACACCATGCGCACCTTAGCGGGTCTCAACTTCTCTTATTCCTTACTGGTTATTATTGTCTCTTACATATTCATCCTTATTGCCATCGTAAAGATGCGTTctgcagaaggaaggaaaaaagcctTTTCCACATGTGGCTCCCACTTGACAGCTGTCACCATATTTTATGGAACCCTTTTCTTCATGTATCTCAGAAGCCCAACTGAGGAATCTGTGGAGCAGGGGAAAATGGTAGCTGTGTTTTATACCACAGTTATTCCTATGTTGAATCCCATGATCTACAGTCTTAGGAACAAGGATGTCAAAGAAGCCATGAGCAAGGCCATCACTAGAgcattttcagaaaaatag
- the LOC102921280 gene encoding olfactory receptor 5M8-like, with amino-acid sequence MKRNFTSVTEFILLGLTSQVELQVLFFVVFLVVYVVTVAGNLGMIMLIQANARLHTPMYFFLSHLSFVDMCFSSNVTPKMLQICLSEKKTISYPACLVQCYLFIALVHVEFYILALMAFDRYMAICNPLLYGSKMSRSACTSLVTVPYVYGALTGLMETMWTYNLAFCGHNKINHFYCADPPLIKLACSDTYHKETSMLVVAGFNLSLSLLIILTSYLYIFPAILRINSTEGKRKAFSTCGSHLTAVTIFYATLFFMYLRPPSKESVEQGKMVAVFYTTVIPMLNPMIYSLRNKDVKEAISKELSAFSKRTFF; translated from the coding sequence ATGAAGAGAAACTTCACCTCTGTGACAGAGTTCATCCTCTTGGGACTTACCAGCCAGGTGGAGCTTCAGGTCCTCTTTTTTGTGGTGTTTCTGGTGGTGTATGTGGTCACAGTGGCAGGCAACCTGGGCATGATCATGCTCATCCAGGCCAATGCCAGGctccacactcccatgtactttttcctGAGCCACTTATCCTTTGTGGATATGTGCTTCTCCTCCAACGTGACTCCAAAGATGCTCCAGATTTGCCTTTCTGAGAAGAAAACTATTTCTTACCCTGCATGCTTGGTCCAGTGTTACCTCTTCATTGCCTTGGTCCATGTTGAGTTCTACATCCTGGCTCTGATGGCCTTTGATAGGTACATGGCTATTTGCAATCCTCTGCTTTATGGTAGCAAGATGTCCAGGAGTGCATGCACATCCCTTGTCACAGTGCCTTACGTGTATGGGGCACTCACTGGTCTCATGGAGACCATGTGGACTTACAACCTTGCTTTCTGTGGCCACAATAAAATCAACCACTTCTACTGTGCTGACCCACCACTGATTAAGTTGGCTTGCTCTGACACTTACCACAAAGAAACCTCCATGTTAGTTGTGGCTGGCTtcaacctctccctctccctgctcaTCATTCTCACTTCCTATCTGTATATTTTTCCTGCTATCCTGAGGATCAACTCAACAGAAGGCAAGCGCAAAGCTTTCTCCACCTGTGGCTCCCATCTGACAGCTGTTACCATATTCTATGCAACACTTTTTTTCATGTACCTCAGACCCCCCTCCAAAGAATCTGTggaacaaggcaagatggtcgcTGTGTTCTATACCACTGTCATCCCCATGTTGAACCCCATGATTTACAGCCTTAGGAACAAAGATGTGAAAGAAgcaataagcaaagaactgtcagcattttcaaaaagaacatttttctga